From Fundulus heteroclitus isolate FHET01 chromosome 5, MU-UCD_Fhet_4.1, whole genome shotgun sequence, a single genomic window includes:
- the ptp4a1 gene encoding protein tyrosine phosphatase type IVA 1, whose amino-acid sequence MARMNRPAPVEITYKNMRFLITHNPTNATLNKFIEELKKYGVTTVVRVCEATYDATLVVKEGIQVLDWPFDDGAPPSNQIVDDWLNLLKLKFREEPGCCIAVHCVSGLGRAPVLVALALIECGMKYEDAVQFIRQKRRGAFNSKQLFYLEKYRPKMRLRHRNNCCIQ is encoded by the exons ATGGCTCGAATGAACAGGCCCGCCCCTGTTGAGATCACCTACAAAAACATGAGGTTCCTCATTACCCACAATCCCACCAACGCCACCCTGAACAAGTTCATTGAG GAGCTGAAGAAGTATGGAGTCACCACTGTGGTGAGAGTTTGTGAGGCCACCTACGATGCCACGCTTGTGGTAAAAGAGGGCATTCAGGTTCTG GATTGGCCGTTTGATGATGGAGCTCCTCCCTCCAACCAGATCGTGGATGACTGGCTGAACCTGCTGAAGCTGAAGTTCAGAGAGGAGCCTGGCTGCTGCATCGCTGTCCACTGTGTGTCAGGGCTCGGGAG AGCTCCTGTTCTGGTGGCGCTTGCACTGATAGAATGTGGGATGAAATATGAAGATGCTGTCCAGTTCATTCGACA GAAGCGTCGAGGAGCGTTCAACAGCAAGCAGCTGTTCTACCTGGAGAAATATCGTCCAAAGATGCGCCTGCGCCATCGCAACAACTGCTGCATCCAGTAG
- the lgsn gene encoding lengsin isoform X2 has protein sequence MNKAHDLNLLFNFMVNGSMLIKEGHCKSKDQTDGTGMSLCKEEKGVQVTRKYVPPLGQSCRGGPSADQSLTSIETPLDPLSVIAAGPLRKAEDLRVKEPTHDEDLMKEESSQTKVSFGGLGIHQQTMEELKSILRDSHLLSIRGREEGKPGSPFTYLHGSSSSSGGGHERREDDDNPQRTFSTFKPQSDASRRGGSSRESTPIQPPSTVDSSSSFRSAAKANRQPGVRIDAHSSGSSWGETGESQSDSENKAVEFSSSLRFFSAMEQIKQQIARENINFVRFEATDLHGVSRSKTVPVRFFHEKAIYGVPMPRSYLELTLSPKSNEVDHASTASFSSDVLLIPDLSTFRVLPWAEQTARVICDPCTVTGSALRTSPRLIAKQLLGQLQSLGFSLHSSFTYECCVLGAPDRIGPKTLLFPATTLLSNHDLPFLQQLVDSMYCMGADIDSIASASGPGQMEINLRPEYGIAAADSAFTFRTGIKEMARKHSYIASFFTDDGLYNAGVLSHSLWDANGRRSLFQSGEKTADLSEIGRKWLAGLLTHSAALSCLMSPGLGCRSHIAKTIKDPKQVLYATCGCNDNSSSFNIKCHGGREAHIDNKLGSAMANPYIVLAATVAAGLDGIRRNLNIENILNKAPGQQREFAIPVKLDNALEALAEDHVICSALGEPFVQYFIAMKKFEIETQELDDERNKCLEYFI, from the exons ATGAACAAGGCTCATGATTTGAAtctattgtttaattttatggTGAATGGAAGCATGTTGATAAAA GAGGGCCACTGTAAAAGCAAGGACCAAACAGATGGAACAGGAATGAGTCTGTGCAAAGAAGAGAAAGGAGTTCAAGTAACTAGGAAATATGTACCTCCTTTGGGCCAGAGCTGCAGAGGAGGTCCATCTGCAGACCAATCCCTGACCAGCATTGAAACACCCTTAGATCCTCTTTCAGTTATTGCTGCTGGTCCTCTTCGTAAAGCTGAAGATCTGAGAGTGAAGGAACCTACCCACGATGAGGACTTGATGAAGGAGGAGTCTTCCCAGACCAAGGTGTCGTTTGGTGGACTAGGTATTCACCAGCAGAccatggaggagctgaagagcaTCCTGAGGGACAGTCATCTGCTCAGCATCCGAGGAAGAGAGGAGGGGAAGCCAGGAAGCCCGTTTACGTACCTCCATgggagcagcagcagtagtGGTGGAGGACACGAGAGACGTGAGGATGATGACAACCCTCAGAGGACGTTCAGCACCTTCAAACCTCAGTCTGATGCTTCTAGAAGAGGGGGAAGCTCCAGAGAAAGTACACCTATTCAGCCGCCTTCCACTGTGGATTCATCCAGCTCATTCAGGTCTGCTGCCAAAGCAAATAGGCAGCCTGGAGTCCGGATCGACGCACATTCAAGCGGCAGCTCCTGGGGAGAGACTGGAGAGTCCCAATCAG ATAGCGAAAACAAAGCCGTTGAGTTCTCCAGCAGCCTGAGGTTCTTCTCAGCCATGGAACAAATCAAGCAGCAGATCGCCAGAGAAAACATCAATTTTGTCCGCTTTGAGGCCACCGATCTCCATGGAGTGTCGCGGTCCAAGACGGTGCCTGTCCGCTTTTTCCAC GAGAAAGCAATATATGGGGTGCCCATGCCAAGGAGCTATTTGGAGCTGACCCTGAGCCCAAAGAGCAACGAAGTGGACCATGCCAGCACTGCTAGCTTCAGCAGCGATGTTCTTCTCATCCCTGACCTTTCCACATTCAGAGTCCTACCATGGGCTGAGCAGACAGCTCGGGTCATATGCGACCCGTGCACAGTAACAGGAAGCGCCCTTCGCACCTCACCGCGCCTTATCGCCAAGCAGCTCCTCGGGCAGCTCCAAAGCCTGGGATTCTCCCTGCATTCGTCCTTTACCTACGAGTGCTGCGTGCTGGGAGCCCCAGACAGAATTGGACCAAAGACGCTCCTCTTCCCAGCCACCACGCTTCTCAGCAACCACGACCTCCCAttcctccagcagctggtgGACAGCATGTACTGCATGGGTGCAGACATAGACAGCATCGCCTCTGCAAGTGGGCCGGGCCAGATGGAGATCAATTTGAGGCCAGAGTATGGGATTGCAGCTGCTGACAGTGCCTTCACTTTCCGCACTGGCATTAAAGAGATGGCTCGCAAACACAGCTACATCGCCAGCTTTTTCACCGATGACGGTCTGTATAACGCGGGTGTGCTCTCCCACAGCCTGTGGGACGCGAATGGCCGACGCAGCCTCTTTCAGAGTGGCGAAAAGACAGCAGATCTGTCTGAGATCGGTAGGAAATGGCTGGCTGGGCTCCTCACCCACTCTGCAGCGCTAAGCTGCCTAATGTCACCCGGACTGGGCTGCCGGAGCCATATTGCCAAGACGATTAAAGACCCCAAACAGGTGCTGTATGCCACCTGTGGCTGCAACGACAACAGCAGTTCTTTTAACATCAAATGTCATGGCGGGAGGGAGGCCCACATCGACAACAAGCTGGGCTCGGCCATGGCAAACCCTTACATCGTACTGGCTGCAACAGTGGCTGCAGGACTGGACGGCATCAGAAGAAACCTGAACATTGAGAACATTCTGAACAAAGCCCCCGGCCAACAGAGAGAATTTGCCATTCCTGTGAAGCTGGATAATGCTCTGGAGGCCTTGGCTGAGGATCACGTCATCTGCAGCGCCCTAGGAGAACCGTTTGTTCAGTACTTCATCGCCATGAAGAAGTTTGAGATCGAGACCCAAGAACTGGATGATGAAAGAAACAAGTGCCTTGAGTATTTCATTTGA
- the lgsn gene encoding lengsin isoform X3: MNDSEDFKEGHCKSKDQTDGTGMSLCKEEKGVQVTRKYVPPLGQSCRGGPSADQSLTSIETPLDPLSVIAAGPLRKAEDLRVKEPTHDEDLMKEESSQTKVSFGGLGIHQQTMEELKSILRDSHLLSIRGREEGKPGSPFTYLHGSSSSSGGGHERREDDDNPQRTFSTFKPQSDASRRGGSSRESTPIQPPSTVDSSSSFRSAAKANRQPGVRIDAHSSGSSWGETGESQSDSENKAVEFSSSLRFFSAMEQIKQQIARENINFVRFEATDLHGVSRSKTVPVRFFHEKAIYGVPMPRSYLELTLSPKSNEVDHASTASFSSDVLLIPDLSTFRVLPWAEQTARVICDPCTVTGSALRTSPRLIAKQLLGQLQSLGFSLHSSFTYECCVLGAPDRIGPKTLLFPATTLLSNHDLPFLQQLVDSMYCMGADIDSIASASGPGQMEINLRPEYGIAAADSAFTFRTGIKEMARKHSYIASFFTDDGLYNAGVLSHSLWDANGRRSLFQSGEKTADLSEIGRKWLAGLLTHSAALSCLMSPGLGCRSHIAKTIKDPKQVLYATCGCNDNSSSFNIKCHGGREAHIDNKLGSAMANPYIVLAATVAAGLDGIRRNLNIENILNKAPGQQREFAIPVKLDNALEALAEDHVICSALGEPFVQYFIAMKKFEIETQELDDERNKCLEYFI; encoded by the exons ATGAATGACTCAGAAGATTTCAAG GAGGGCCACTGTAAAAGCAAGGACCAAACAGATGGAACAGGAATGAGTCTGTGCAAAGAAGAGAAAGGAGTTCAAGTAACTAGGAAATATGTACCTCCTTTGGGCCAGAGCTGCAGAGGAGGTCCATCTGCAGACCAATCCCTGACCAGCATTGAAACACCCTTAGATCCTCTTTCAGTTATTGCTGCTGGTCCTCTTCGTAAAGCTGAAGATCTGAGAGTGAAGGAACCTACCCACGATGAGGACTTGATGAAGGAGGAGTCTTCCCAGACCAAGGTGTCGTTTGGTGGACTAGGTATTCACCAGCAGAccatggaggagctgaagagcaTCCTGAGGGACAGTCATCTGCTCAGCATCCGAGGAAGAGAGGAGGGGAAGCCAGGAAGCCCGTTTACGTACCTCCATgggagcagcagcagtagtGGTGGAGGACACGAGAGACGTGAGGATGATGACAACCCTCAGAGGACGTTCAGCACCTTCAAACCTCAGTCTGATGCTTCTAGAAGAGGGGGAAGCTCCAGAGAAAGTACACCTATTCAGCCGCCTTCCACTGTGGATTCATCCAGCTCATTCAGGTCTGCTGCCAAAGCAAATAGGCAGCCTGGAGTCCGGATCGACGCACATTCAAGCGGCAGCTCCTGGGGAGAGACTGGAGAGTCCCAATCAG ATAGCGAAAACAAAGCCGTTGAGTTCTCCAGCAGCCTGAGGTTCTTCTCAGCCATGGAACAAATCAAGCAGCAGATCGCCAGAGAAAACATCAATTTTGTCCGCTTTGAGGCCACCGATCTCCATGGAGTGTCGCGGTCCAAGACGGTGCCTGTCCGCTTTTTCCAC GAGAAAGCAATATATGGGGTGCCCATGCCAAGGAGCTATTTGGAGCTGACCCTGAGCCCAAAGAGCAACGAAGTGGACCATGCCAGCACTGCTAGCTTCAGCAGCGATGTTCTTCTCATCCCTGACCTTTCCACATTCAGAGTCCTACCATGGGCTGAGCAGACAGCTCGGGTCATATGCGACCCGTGCACAGTAACAGGAAGCGCCCTTCGCACCTCACCGCGCCTTATCGCCAAGCAGCTCCTCGGGCAGCTCCAAAGCCTGGGATTCTCCCTGCATTCGTCCTTTACCTACGAGTGCTGCGTGCTGGGAGCCCCAGACAGAATTGGACCAAAGACGCTCCTCTTCCCAGCCACCACGCTTCTCAGCAACCACGACCTCCCAttcctccagcagctggtgGACAGCATGTACTGCATGGGTGCAGACATAGACAGCATCGCCTCTGCAAGTGGGCCGGGCCAGATGGAGATCAATTTGAGGCCAGAGTATGGGATTGCAGCTGCTGACAGTGCCTTCACTTTCCGCACTGGCATTAAAGAGATGGCTCGCAAACACAGCTACATCGCCAGCTTTTTCACCGATGACGGTCTGTATAACGCGGGTGTGCTCTCCCACAGCCTGTGGGACGCGAATGGCCGACGCAGCCTCTTTCAGAGTGGCGAAAAGACAGCAGATCTGTCTGAGATCGGTAGGAAATGGCTGGCTGGGCTCCTCACCCACTCTGCAGCGCTAAGCTGCCTAATGTCACCCGGACTGGGCTGCCGGAGCCATATTGCCAAGACGATTAAAGACCCCAAACAGGTGCTGTATGCCACCTGTGGCTGCAACGACAACAGCAGTTCTTTTAACATCAAATGTCATGGCGGGAGGGAGGCCCACATCGACAACAAGCTGGGCTCGGCCATGGCAAACCCTTACATCGTACTGGCTGCAACAGTGGCTGCAGGACTGGACGGCATCAGAAGAAACCTGAACATTGAGAACATTCTGAACAAAGCCCCCGGCCAACAGAGAGAATTTGCCATTCCTGTGAAGCTGGATAATGCTCTGGAGGCCTTGGCTGAGGATCACGTCATCTGCAGCGCCCTAGGAGAACCGTTTGTTCAGTACTTCATCGCCATGAAGAAGTTTGAGATCGAGACCCAAGAACTGGATGATGAAAGAAACAAGTGCCTTGAGTATTTCATTTGA
- the lgsn gene encoding lengsin isoform X1: MDFKGLYSIENLIAHLPTAHNCLRLLYVLQEGHCKSKDQTDGTGMSLCKEEKGVQVTRKYVPPLGQSCRGGPSADQSLTSIETPLDPLSVIAAGPLRKAEDLRVKEPTHDEDLMKEESSQTKVSFGGLGIHQQTMEELKSILRDSHLLSIRGREEGKPGSPFTYLHGSSSSSGGGHERREDDDNPQRTFSTFKPQSDASRRGGSSRESTPIQPPSTVDSSSSFRSAAKANRQPGVRIDAHSSGSSWGETGESQSDSENKAVEFSSSLRFFSAMEQIKQQIARENINFVRFEATDLHGVSRSKTVPVRFFHEKAIYGVPMPRSYLELTLSPKSNEVDHASTASFSSDVLLIPDLSTFRVLPWAEQTARVICDPCTVTGSALRTSPRLIAKQLLGQLQSLGFSLHSSFTYECCVLGAPDRIGPKTLLFPATTLLSNHDLPFLQQLVDSMYCMGADIDSIASASGPGQMEINLRPEYGIAAADSAFTFRTGIKEMARKHSYIASFFTDDGLYNAGVLSHSLWDANGRRSLFQSGEKTADLSEIGRKWLAGLLTHSAALSCLMSPGLGCRSHIAKTIKDPKQVLYATCGCNDNSSSFNIKCHGGREAHIDNKLGSAMANPYIVLAATVAAGLDGIRRNLNIENILNKAPGQQREFAIPVKLDNALEALAEDHVICSALGEPFVQYFIAMKKFEIETQELDDERNKCLEYFI; the protein is encoded by the exons ATGGATTTCAAAGGTTTATATTCAATTGAAAACCTTATTGCGCACTTGCCGACCGCTCATAATTGTTTGAGACTGTTGTATGTTTTGCAGGAGGGCCACTGTAAAAGCAAGGACCAAACAGATGGAACAGGAATGAGTCTGTGCAAAGAAGAGAAAGGAGTTCAAGTAACTAGGAAATATGTACCTCCTTTGGGCCAGAGCTGCAGAGGAGGTCCATCTGCAGACCAATCCCTGACCAGCATTGAAACACCCTTAGATCCTCTTTCAGTTATTGCTGCTGGTCCTCTTCGTAAAGCTGAAGATCTGAGAGTGAAGGAACCTACCCACGATGAGGACTTGATGAAGGAGGAGTCTTCCCAGACCAAGGTGTCGTTTGGTGGACTAGGTATTCACCAGCAGAccatggaggagctgaagagcaTCCTGAGGGACAGTCATCTGCTCAGCATCCGAGGAAGAGAGGAGGGGAAGCCAGGAAGCCCGTTTACGTACCTCCATgggagcagcagcagtagtGGTGGAGGACACGAGAGACGTGAGGATGATGACAACCCTCAGAGGACGTTCAGCACCTTCAAACCTCAGTCTGATGCTTCTAGAAGAGGGGGAAGCTCCAGAGAAAGTACACCTATTCAGCCGCCTTCCACTGTGGATTCATCCAGCTCATTCAGGTCTGCTGCCAAAGCAAATAGGCAGCCTGGAGTCCGGATCGACGCACATTCAAGCGGCAGCTCCTGGGGAGAGACTGGAGAGTCCCAATCAG ATAGCGAAAACAAAGCCGTTGAGTTCTCCAGCAGCCTGAGGTTCTTCTCAGCCATGGAACAAATCAAGCAGCAGATCGCCAGAGAAAACATCAATTTTGTCCGCTTTGAGGCCACCGATCTCCATGGAGTGTCGCGGTCCAAGACGGTGCCTGTCCGCTTTTTCCAC GAGAAAGCAATATATGGGGTGCCCATGCCAAGGAGCTATTTGGAGCTGACCCTGAGCCCAAAGAGCAACGAAGTGGACCATGCCAGCACTGCTAGCTTCAGCAGCGATGTTCTTCTCATCCCTGACCTTTCCACATTCAGAGTCCTACCATGGGCTGAGCAGACAGCTCGGGTCATATGCGACCCGTGCACAGTAACAGGAAGCGCCCTTCGCACCTCACCGCGCCTTATCGCCAAGCAGCTCCTCGGGCAGCTCCAAAGCCTGGGATTCTCCCTGCATTCGTCCTTTACCTACGAGTGCTGCGTGCTGGGAGCCCCAGACAGAATTGGACCAAAGACGCTCCTCTTCCCAGCCACCACGCTTCTCAGCAACCACGACCTCCCAttcctccagcagctggtgGACAGCATGTACTGCATGGGTGCAGACATAGACAGCATCGCCTCTGCAAGTGGGCCGGGCCAGATGGAGATCAATTTGAGGCCAGAGTATGGGATTGCAGCTGCTGACAGTGCCTTCACTTTCCGCACTGGCATTAAAGAGATGGCTCGCAAACACAGCTACATCGCCAGCTTTTTCACCGATGACGGTCTGTATAACGCGGGTGTGCTCTCCCACAGCCTGTGGGACGCGAATGGCCGACGCAGCCTCTTTCAGAGTGGCGAAAAGACAGCAGATCTGTCTGAGATCGGTAGGAAATGGCTGGCTGGGCTCCTCACCCACTCTGCAGCGCTAAGCTGCCTAATGTCACCCGGACTGGGCTGCCGGAGCCATATTGCCAAGACGATTAAAGACCCCAAACAGGTGCTGTATGCCACCTGTGGCTGCAACGACAACAGCAGTTCTTTTAACATCAAATGTCATGGCGGGAGGGAGGCCCACATCGACAACAAGCTGGGCTCGGCCATGGCAAACCCTTACATCGTACTGGCTGCAACAGTGGCTGCAGGACTGGACGGCATCAGAAGAAACCTGAACATTGAGAACATTCTGAACAAAGCCCCCGGCCAACAGAGAGAATTTGCCATTCCTGTGAAGCTGGATAATGCTCTGGAGGCCTTGGCTGAGGATCACGTCATCTGCAGCGCCCTAGGAGAACCGTTTGTTCAGTACTTCATCGCCATGAAGAAGTTTGAGATCGAGACCCAAGAACTGGATGATGAAAGAAACAAGTGCCTTGAGTATTTCATTTGA